From the genome of Corallincola holothuriorum, one region includes:
- a CDS encoding DUF58 domain-containing protein: MTEERSHRAEPGWMLEQRSLIALKQQTGGISLLKPRQLRSKLAGSYQSKARGRGMEYAETRHYQPGDDIRSIDWRVTARTGKAHTKLFHEERERPVFLLVDLGASMRFGSQWRFKSVQAAHLAAQLAWCACDNGDRIGGLIWNQYQHQELKPKSRSAAVLHLIHTMVSLHEQTPQHGAEPQDFNHALSRLRYIVRPGSQVILISDFQQLNDEGIRHLNLLGRHNDLIAGEIYDPLEIQLPETEFGNDLMITDGNQRAILPLSQRNQRQQCQQRLEQARQSRLDQLQKSGCRLFHIGAHEEINKQWRRQHHGR, translated from the coding sequence GTGACAGAGGAAAGATCCCACAGGGCTGAGCCAGGCTGGATGCTGGAGCAACGCAGTCTTATTGCGTTGAAACAGCAAACCGGTGGCATCTCCTTGCTGAAGCCGAGACAACTGCGTAGTAAATTGGCGGGTAGCTATCAAAGCAAAGCCCGCGGTCGAGGCATGGAGTACGCAGAAACCCGTCACTACCAGCCCGGTGATGATATTCGTAGTATCGATTGGCGTGTTACCGCGCGCACAGGTAAAGCCCATACCAAGCTGTTCCATGAAGAACGAGAACGGCCAGTGTTTCTGCTTGTCGATCTGGGTGCCAGCATGCGCTTCGGAAGCCAGTGGCGTTTTAAATCGGTGCAAGCAGCGCACTTGGCCGCACAACTCGCATGGTGCGCCTGTGACAATGGCGATCGCATCGGCGGTCTGATCTGGAATCAATATCAACATCAGGAGCTGAAACCTAAAAGTCGCTCTGCTGCGGTGTTGCACTTAATCCACACCATGGTGTCACTACATGAACAAACACCTCAACATGGCGCAGAGCCCCAGGATTTTAACCACGCCTTAAGTCGTCTGCGTTATATCGTCCGTCCCGGTAGCCAGGTGATCCTAATCAGTGATTTCCAACAGCTCAATGACGAAGGGATCCGCCACCTCAACCTGCTGGGGCGCCACAACGACCTCATCGCAGGAGAGATCTATGACCCATTGGAGATCCAGTTACCTGAAACTGAGTTTGGCAATGATCTGATGATCACCGATGGCAATCAGCGCGCCATCCTCCCCCTCAGTCAACGCAACCAGCGCCAGCAATGCCAACAACGCTTAGAGCAGGCGCGCCAGAGCCGTTTAGACCAGCTACAAAAAAGTGGCTGTCGCTTATTTCATATCGGTGCCCACGAAGAGATCAACAAGCAGTGGCGGAGGCAGCATCATGGGCGCTAA
- a CDS encoding sigma-70 family RNA polymerase sigma factor: MAVTLFRKKKSKDPVSVDMANKQKRYEALVNALHGDLYRYAYWLCHSPDIAEDLVQETFLRAWRSLDSLKDEKAAKSWLFTIVRRENARRFERKQFDVVDIDDQPVADQQSVSTEQDTENHLLRRQIAMLAPEYREPLILQVLGGFSGDEIAEQLGLNKNTVMTRLFRARNQLKEALETSDRKRGHSNG; the protein is encoded by the coding sequence ATGGCAGTTACACTTTTTCGAAAGAAAAAATCAAAAGACCCGGTCTCTGTTGATATGGCAAATAAACAGAAACGCTATGAGGCCCTGGTCAACGCCCTGCACGGCGATCTTTATCGCTACGCCTATTGGCTTTGTCACAGCCCCGACATAGCAGAAGATTTAGTTCAGGAAACTTTCCTTAGGGCATGGCGCTCTTTGGATTCGTTGAAAGATGAAAAAGCAGCCAAAAGTTGGCTATTTACCATCGTACGTCGCGAGAACGCCCGGCGCTTTGAGCGCAAGCAGTTCGATGTGGTGGATATTGACGACCAACCGGTCGCCGATCAGCAATCGGTTTCCACAGAGCAGGATACCGAGAACCACCTACTTCGACGTCAAATCGCAATGTTGGCACCTGAGTACAGAGAACCACTGATTTTGCAGGTATTAGGTGGTTTTAGCGGCGATGAGATAGCCGAGCAACTTGGGCTCAACAAAAATACAGTCATGACACGTTTGTTTCGCGCAAGAAACCAATTGAAAGAAGCATTAGAAACAAGCGATAGAAAGCGAGGTCACAGCAATGGATGA
- a CDS encoding BatD family protein: protein MQRFFALLILLLWANQSLASMQIDSSVAPNPVFVEERFVLTISVDANADKLELDRDALLRQGLVVGATNVSRNYQIINGDSRRQTTWRTEIYARKAGTYTLPAASVDGVKGKPVTIDVRPIPKQTGPARDLFIDAELSSTTAYLGQQISYSVKLYLGEELRNGSLADPQMADAAIRNIGSDTKTTEIVDGRRYQVIQRNFAVVPEQAGSYEIIGANVKGQLVKQNSRGQLYGLPVNESAPTLTLQVKAAPENYSGHWLPSELVTLHDEWQPQNSQLTVGEPITRTITLSAIGIEDKQLPNLQIQYPATVKVYPDKAINDTYVQEDRLIAQRVESVALIPTQAGELTFPALSVSWWDTAQNRQRTAELPARTFTVIAAEGQVPLAENTRQASPAQVEQDSTWFWPFILMSILWLVTLTAAIYSYLKRSKSTPQAQIQPASAKNLSFAELEKVCTTAQPAAIQQGLQRWCLSQGWRSRRQWLASVSATNAIQIENQLTSLDKAVNQQAETWPAEPLLAAIKSSYMQTVPANETSLPPLYPTA from the coding sequence ATGCAACGATTTTTTGCCCTTTTGATCCTGCTGCTTTGGGCCAACCAGTCATTGGCAAGCATGCAAATTGACAGCTCTGTGGCACCTAATCCAGTGTTTGTGGAGGAGCGTTTTGTGCTGACCATCAGTGTCGATGCCAACGCCGACAAACTGGAATTGGATCGTGATGCGCTATTACGGCAAGGCCTAGTGGTAGGTGCAACAAATGTCAGCCGTAACTATCAAATCATCAATGGCGATAGTAGACGGCAAACCACCTGGCGCACCGAAATTTATGCACGCAAAGCAGGCACTTATACCCTGCCCGCCGCCTCTGTCGATGGCGTGAAGGGCAAACCGGTGACTATCGATGTGCGACCAATACCCAAGCAAACTGGACCAGCGCGGGATCTATTTATTGACGCCGAACTGTCCAGTACCACCGCTTATTTAGGACAACAGATCAGCTATAGCGTCAAACTTTATCTCGGCGAAGAACTACGCAACGGTAGCCTGGCTGATCCACAGATGGCCGATGCGGCGATCCGCAATATCGGCTCTGATACTAAAACCACAGAGATAGTCGATGGCCGTCGCTACCAAGTGATCCAACGCAACTTTGCTGTGGTGCCAGAACAAGCTGGCAGTTACGAGATCATCGGTGCCAACGTCAAAGGACAATTGGTGAAGCAAAATTCGCGGGGGCAGTTGTACGGGTTGCCAGTCAACGAGTCGGCACCCACTCTGACACTGCAGGTAAAAGCTGCACCCGAAAACTACAGCGGCCACTGGCTACCATCGGAATTAGTCACCTTGCATGATGAATGGCAACCGCAAAATAGCCAATTGACGGTAGGAGAGCCGATCACCCGCACCATCACCCTCAGTGCCATCGGCATTGAAGATAAACAGTTGCCAAATTTGCAGATCCAATACCCGGCAACCGTTAAGGTCTATCCAGATAAAGCGATTAACGACACCTATGTACAGGAAGATCGTCTGATCGCCCAGCGTGTGGAGTCTGTCGCCTTGATCCCAACCCAAGCGGGAGAACTCACGTTCCCGGCGCTCTCAGTGAGTTGGTGGGATACAGCGCAAAATAGACAAAGAACAGCAGAACTGCCGGCACGAACATTTACCGTGATAGCCGCCGAAGGACAAGTGCCGCTCGCAGAGAATACGCGACAAGCATCCCCTGCGCAGGTTGAACAAGACAGCACCTGGTTCTGGCCATTTATATTAATGAGCATCTTGTGGTTAGTGACATTAACGGCTGCAATCTATAGCTATCTGAAGCGCAGCAAGTCGACACCTCAGGCACAGATACAGCCTGCATCAGCGAAAAACCTCTCTTTTGCTGAATTGGAAAAAGTGTGTACAACAGCGCAACCCGCCGCGATCCAACAAGGCTTGCAGCGTTGGTGCTTATCTCAGGGCTGGCGCAGCCGTCGGCAGTGGTTAGCTTCCGTATCGGCCACCAATGCCATACAGATTGAAAATCAACTAACGTCACTGGATAAAGCGGTCAACCAACAGGCCGAAACTTGGCCTGCCGAGCCCCTATTAGCGGCAATAAAGAGCAGCTATATGCAGACTGTTCCAGCCAACGAAACGTCATTACCACCGCTGTATCCGACTGCCTAA
- a CDS encoding vWA domain-containing protein has product MLEFQWLWLLLALPLPLLSYFFLPQVETKAGALRLPTFALLSQHSLTANSGGRPVQIKWLAVIAWVLLVIAASRPQWLGDPVEVPAKGRDLMLAVDLSGSMEIEDMQVRGRAVDRLTLVKHVVGEFIERRNGDRVGLILFADNAYQQAPLTFDTGTVKQLLADTVIGLVGQSTAIGEAIGLATKRLLADEQPQKILILLTDGQNTAGEVSPLDAAKVAAEQGVKVYTIGVGADEMIKRTFMGTRKVNPSADLDEVTLTKIAALTGGRYFRARDAEDLAQIYQEIEQLEPIDQDRPMLRPTTEIYFWPLGLAFLLITAAFFWSMFANRLTLPPANAANVSGDQQ; this is encoded by the coding sequence ATGCTTGAGTTTCAATGGCTTTGGCTGCTTCTTGCCCTGCCGCTGCCGCTACTGAGTTACTTTTTTCTGCCGCAAGTAGAGACAAAAGCGGGCGCTTTGCGGTTACCAACCTTTGCCTTGCTGTCGCAACACTCGCTTACAGCCAACAGTGGCGGCCGGCCGGTACAGATCAAATGGCTTGCGGTAATAGCGTGGGTGCTGCTGGTGATTGCCGCCAGCCGCCCACAGTGGTTGGGAGATCCCGTGGAAGTGCCAGCCAAAGGACGTGATCTCATGCTCGCAGTGGATCTCTCAGGGAGCATGGAGATTGAAGATATGCAGGTCAGAGGCCGCGCGGTTGACCGTCTAACCCTAGTAAAACACGTGGTTGGCGAGTTTATTGAGCGGCGCAATGGCGATCGGGTGGGTTTGATCTTGTTTGCTGACAACGCCTACCAGCAAGCCCCTCTCACCTTCGATACCGGCACCGTGAAACAACTGCTAGCGGATACGGTGATTGGCCTGGTTGGGCAATCAACCGCCATTGGTGAAGCGATAGGCTTAGCCACCAAACGCCTATTAGCCGATGAACAACCACAAAAGATCCTGATATTACTTACCGACGGCCAGAACACCGCCGGTGAAGTGAGCCCACTGGATGCAGCCAAGGTGGCCGCAGAACAAGGGGTGAAGGTTTATACCATAGGCGTCGGTGCCGACGAAATGATTAAGCGGACCTTCATGGGCACCCGCAAAGTTAATCCCAGTGCCGATCTGGATGAGGTCACACTGACCAAAATAGCCGCCCTGACCGGCGGCCGCTATTTTCGCGCCAGAGATGCTGAAGATCTGGCACAGATCTACCAAGAGATTGAACAACTAGAACCCATTGACCAAGACCGTCCAATGTTACGACCAACCACCGAGATCTATTTTTGGCCTTTAGGGTTAGCATTCCTACTGATCACAGCAGCCTTCTTTTGGTCGATGTTCGCAAACCGGCTAACACTGCCTCCAGCTAATGCAGCCAATGTATCTGGAGATCAACAATGA
- a CDS encoding YfcZ/YiiS family protein, with protein sequence MSKDLTCTANETEVCCCVDVGTILDGEDCTAEVSAVVADEAALETILAHWLSMAESKSSEPVEVVEVKKQEVAGGIEVSGTYRFGCQAEGLLFQLALR encoded by the coding sequence ATGAGTAAGGATCTAACCTGTACCGCCAATGAAACAGAAGTATGTTGTTGCGTTGATGTCGGTACTATTCTCGATGGTGAGGATTGCACTGCGGAAGTGTCTGCTGTCGTTGCCGATGAAGCTGCTTTGGAAACGATCTTGGCCCATTGGTTGTCTATGGCCGAAAGCAAGTCGTCCGAGCCGGTTGAAGTGGTCGAAGTGAAGAAGCAAGAGGTCGCCGGTGGCATTGAAGTCTCTGGTACTTATCGCTTTGGCTGTCAGGCGGAAGGGCTGTTGTTCCAATTGGCACTAAGATAA
- the fadI gene encoding acetyl-CoA C-acyltransferase FadI — translation MSKQALPLVSQGGHRIAVVSGLRTPFAKQATAFHKVSALDLGKTVVAEMMQRIDLDPALVDMLVFGQVVQMPEAPNIAREIVLGTGMNVATDAYSVSRACATSFQSVANVTESILAGQSQIGIAGGADSSSVLPIGVSKKLATVLVELNKARTLGQRLKIIRQLGLKDLMPVPPAVAEYSTGLSMGQTAEQMAKSHGITRQAQDELAHRSHTLAAKAWQDGLLDDEVMTAHVPPYKSFIEQDNNIRADGSLAGYAKLRPAFDRRHGTVTAANSTPLTDGAAAVMLMREDIAHSLGLEPLGYIRSYAFAAIDVWQDMLMGPSYATPRALANAGITLNDLTLIDMHEAFAAQALSNVKMFASDKFAQEKLGLSSAIGEIDMDKFNVLGGSIAYGHPFAATGARMITQTLRELKRRGGGLGLTTACAAGGLGAAMVLEA, via the coding sequence ATGAGTAAACAGGCATTGCCCCTCGTCAGCCAGGGCGGACATCGTATCGCAGTGGTCTCTGGATTGAGAACGCCATTTGCCAAGCAGGCAACGGCTTTTCATAAAGTCTCTGCGCTGGATCTGGGAAAAACCGTCGTTGCAGAGATGATGCAACGTATCGATCTGGATCCGGCATTAGTTGACATGCTGGTGTTTGGTCAGGTGGTGCAGATGCCTGAAGCGCCCAATATTGCCCGTGAAATTGTGCTGGGGACCGGGATGAATGTGGCGACCGATGCGTATAGTGTGAGCCGCGCTTGTGCGACCAGTTTCCAGTCGGTAGCCAATGTCACCGAGTCTATCCTCGCCGGACAAAGTCAGATCGGTATCGCTGGGGGCGCTGATTCCAGTTCCGTGCTTCCTATTGGCGTCAGTAAGAAATTAGCCACCGTGCTGGTCGAATTGAATAAAGCGCGCACCCTCGGTCAACGGTTAAAGATCATTCGTCAGTTGGGTTTAAAAGATCTGATGCCTGTGCCGCCAGCAGTGGCGGAATACTCCACTGGCCTGAGCATGGGACAAACCGCAGAGCAGATGGCAAAAAGCCATGGCATCACCCGGCAGGCGCAGGATGAACTGGCACACCGTTCTCATACGCTCGCTGCCAAAGCGTGGCAAGACGGTCTGCTAGATGATGAAGTGATGACCGCCCATGTGCCGCCCTATAAATCTTTTATTGAACAAGATAACAATATCCGAGCCGATGGTTCGCTGGCCGGTTACGCCAAATTACGCCCAGCTTTCGATCGTCGCCATGGCACAGTGACCGCCGCTAACAGTACGCCACTGACGGACGGTGCAGCGGCAGTGATGCTGATGCGGGAAGATATCGCGCACTCGTTAGGGCTGGAACCCTTAGGCTATATCCGCAGTTACGCTTTTGCTGCGATTGACGTTTGGCAGGATATGCTGATGGGCCCCTCTTATGCCACGCCAAGGGCCTTAGCTAATGCGGGGATCACGCTGAACGATCTCACTCTGATCGATATGCATGAGGCGTTTGCCGCCCAAGCTTTGTCAAATGTGAAGATGTTTGCCAGCGACAAGTTTGCTCAGGAGAAACTGGGATTAAGCAGTGCCATTGGTGAGATTGATATGGATAAATTTAATGTCCTGGGCGGGTCTATCGCTTATGGCCACCCGTTTGCAGCCACGGGCGCAAGGATGATCACGCAGACACTGCGGGAATTAAAGCGACGGGGAGGCGGGTTAGGCTTAACCACTGCCTGCGCGGCTGGTGGTTTGGGTGCAGCAATGGTATTGGAGGCGTAA
- a CDS encoding AAA family ATPase, with product MPVSQFQQLNNYLNQQILGQPELTHNILVALLADGHLLVEGPPGLAKTRAIKALSDGIEADFHRVQFTPDLLPADLTGTDIYRPENGSFEFQQGPLFHNLILADEINRAPAKVQSALLEAMGEHQITVGSKTYQLPELFLVMATQNPIEQEGTYPLPEAQLDRFLMHLEVDYAGVEVEQQILKLSRNEALGEMVKIDEKLTQQSIFSARKKILSLHMAPELEQYLVQLIIATRQPAAYDQQLASWLQFGASPRATISLERCARANAWLAERDFVTPDDIHSVFHNVLRHRLLLSYEAEADGVTVNQVLDKILALVPLP from the coding sequence ATGCCAGTGAGTCAGTTCCAACAACTCAACAATTATTTGAATCAGCAGATTTTGGGACAACCCGAGCTTACCCATAATATTTTGGTTGCCCTGTTAGCCGATGGCCACTTATTAGTTGAGGGGCCTCCAGGCTTAGCCAAGACCCGTGCGATTAAAGCACTATCTGACGGCATCGAAGCCGACTTTCACCGCGTCCAATTCACCCCTGACCTGCTGCCTGCTGATCTCACCGGCACAGATATCTATCGCCCGGAAAATGGCAGCTTTGAGTTCCAACAGGGGCCACTGTTTCATAATTTGATCCTGGCGGATGAGATCAACCGGGCGCCGGCCAAGGTGCAGTCAGCCCTGCTTGAAGCGATGGGTGAGCACCAGATCACTGTCGGCAGTAAGACCTATCAACTACCAGAACTATTCCTGGTCATGGCGACGCAGAACCCCATCGAACAAGAAGGCACCTATCCGCTGCCGGAAGCACAGTTAGATCGTTTCTTAATGCATCTGGAAGTGGACTATGCCGGGGTAGAAGTTGAGCAGCAGATCTTAAAACTCAGCCGTAACGAAGCGTTAGGTGAGATGGTAAAGATCGACGAAAAACTGACCCAGCAAAGTATTTTCTCTGCCCGCAAAAAAATATTGTCACTGCATATGGCGCCAGAGTTGGAGCAGTATCTGGTGCAGCTGATTATCGCCACCCGCCAACCTGCCGCTTATGATCAACAACTGGCGAGCTGGCTGCAGTTCGGTGCCAGCCCTCGCGCCACTATTTCGCTGGAACGCTGTGCCCGTGCCAATGCTTGGTTAGCAGAGCGCGATTTTGTCACCCCTGATGATATCCATAGCGTGTTCCATAATGTGCTCAGACACCGCCTGCTGCTGAGCTATGAAGCAGAAGCTGACGGCGTCACCGTCAATCAGGTATTAGACAAGATATTAGCCTTGGTGCCGCTGCCGTGA
- a CDS encoding VWA domain-containing protein, with protein sequence MNWLTDFHLLRPFWLLSLLPLPLVIWWLWRQNFANSGWQKLVHPDLLKRLITDDSPAHKGWLWLLSAIWCLLTLAMAGPSWYQVQTPLSAAPNGRVLIMDMSLSLLATDLKPNRLVQARYKAMDLLDGWQEGDTGLISFAGDAYVLSPLTSDINNLKTMIPALDPSIMPAMGSRPDKAVALAIELLTSAGYQKGQLFLIGDEIRPGQQQRIQALLGDRFELSILGVGTPNGGPIRMPDGSLLKMVDGELPVPTLEENTLRKASQNSGGQYIRIRSDDLDIKSLLAISQGDSQTAQTVDGEVWQWHDSGYWLVLLLLPLALSAFRRGLLILLLGVPILLPAPQVKADWLPDALKSDDQLAAESFANGDYAKAAATFDNDAWRAASLYKAGQYEEAAAIYAEFDDAINHYNRGNALAMSQQYQEALDAYNRALELDPELANAATNRQRIMDLMEDNPDQSQGESGDGNDESQQGQPGDEQQEQQGQPGEGDSEENQPDQQPPGDGENSETSKNGTGDQPPQEQTGGEQPPNEAADSDSQPPAGNAGDSELEVDESALKAPQPTPGEQDGSEPDGQAEMPQPQPVTANPEINDDKPEQEGAQAYATAPGEPLSPEEQKLQRWLEQIPDDPSLLLRNKMKLEHLRREKAGETSEETQLW encoded by the coding sequence ATGAACTGGCTAACTGACTTTCATCTCCTGCGCCCATTTTGGTTATTGAGCCTATTGCCCCTTCCCTTGGTGATCTGGTGGTTATGGCGGCAGAACTTCGCCAACTCCGGTTGGCAAAAGCTCGTGCACCCCGACTTACTAAAGCGTTTGATAACCGACGATTCCCCCGCACACAAGGGATGGCTATGGCTGCTCAGTGCGATCTGGTGCTTACTTACTTTGGCGATGGCTGGCCCTAGTTGGTATCAGGTGCAAACCCCACTGTCCGCCGCCCCCAACGGGCGAGTGTTGATTATGGATATGTCACTGTCGCTGCTGGCAACCGATCTCAAACCAAATCGTTTAGTCCAAGCACGCTACAAAGCCATGGATCTATTAGATGGCTGGCAGGAGGGGGACACCGGACTGATCAGCTTCGCTGGCGATGCCTATGTACTCAGCCCATTAACCTCGGATATCAATAATCTGAAAACCATGATCCCCGCATTAGATCCCAGCATCATGCCGGCGATGGGGAGCCGCCCTGATAAAGCCGTGGCACTGGCAATCGAACTGCTCACCAGCGCAGGCTATCAAAAGGGGCAACTGTTTCTCATTGGTGATGAGATAAGACCCGGACAGCAGCAGCGGATCCAAGCCCTGTTGGGTGACCGCTTTGAACTGTCCATTTTGGGGGTGGGTACGCCCAATGGTGGACCGATCCGCATGCCCGACGGCAGCCTCCTGAAGATGGTGGACGGCGAACTGCCGGTACCCACATTAGAAGAGAACACACTGCGCAAAGCCAGTCAGAACAGTGGCGGTCAATATATTCGTATTCGCAGTGACGACCTCGATATCAAAAGTTTATTGGCAATAAGCCAGGGCGACAGCCAAACAGCGCAAACCGTTGATGGTGAGGTGTGGCAATGGCACGACAGCGGTTATTGGTTAGTGCTGCTGTTGTTACCTCTGGCACTGTCTGCGTTTCGTCGCGGCCTACTCATCTTGCTGTTGGGCGTGCCAATACTGCTGCCCGCTCCGCAGGTCAAAGCCGATTGGTTGCCTGATGCCCTGAAAAGCGATGACCAACTGGCGGCGGAGTCTTTCGCAAACGGCGACTATGCCAAAGCGGCAGCAACATTTGATAATGATGCCTGGCGCGCGGCTAGCCTCTATAAAGCGGGGCAATATGAAGAAGCCGCAGCTATCTATGCTGAATTTGATGATGCTATTAATCATTACAATCGTGGCAATGCACTGGCGATGTCACAACAGTACCAAGAAGCATTAGACGCCTATAACCGCGCCCTTGAACTGGATCCAGAGTTAGCGAATGCGGCCACCAATCGTCAGCGCATTATGGACCTGATGGAAGACAATCCTGACCAGTCTCAGGGAGAGTCTGGCGACGGTAATGATGAGTCGCAACAAGGGCAACCTGGCGACGAACAACAAGAGCAGCAGGGCCAGCCCGGCGAAGGCGATAGTGAAGAAAATCAACCGGATCAACAACCACCAGGTGATGGCGAAAATAGCGAAACGAGCAAAAACGGCACCGGCGATCAACCACCGCAAGAGCAAACTGGTGGCGAGCAGCCGCCGAACGAAGCCGCAGACAGTGATAGCCAACCGCCAGCGGGCAACGCTGGTGATTCCGAGTTGGAGGTCGATGAATCAGCACTAAAGGCACCACAACCGACTCCCGGCGAACAGGACGGAAGCGAGCCCGATGGTCAGGCTGAAATGCCACAGCCACAACCGGTGACAGCTAACCCGGAGATAAATGATGACAAACCAGAACAAGAGGGAGCGCAGGCCTACGCCACCGCCCCAGGAGAGCCCCTTTCCCCTGAAGAGCAAAAACTACAACGCTGGTTAGAGCAGATCCCCGACGATCCGTCATTACTGCTCAGAAACAAAATGAAGCTTGAACATCTGCGACGGGAAAAAGCCGGAGAGACAAGCGAGGAGACACAACTTTGGTAG
- a CDS encoding DUF3379 family protein — protein MDDLELRRRLYADPNDKDPQISDALTSSPSNQQFADELKQLDGKISSAVKVPVPEGLAERLILSQSMEQFRQQRKRSRVHLALAASIAFAVGISFSLLKSTPQHDFNVIQHSLAHVYGEADHLDGIDEGLRFQQVNSKLAKLGGQLEQDIGHVYFANFCDFDGTRSLHLIVDDDSGHRVTVFFVPDNKRPVDEQFNDGKMAGSVHHFTDSQGQGMSMVVLSEPNAQIKTVEQRLQKSLRWQNI, from the coding sequence ATGGATGATCTGGAGTTAAGAAGGCGCCTGTATGCCGATCCCAATGATAAGGATCCGCAGATCAGTGACGCACTGACATCATCCCCGAGTAATCAGCAGTTTGCTGACGAACTAAAACAGCTTGATGGAAAAATTAGCAGCGCGGTAAAAGTACCAGTACCTGAAGGATTAGCCGAACGTTTGATCCTGAGTCAGTCAATGGAACAGTTCCGTCAGCAACGTAAACGTTCGCGGGTACATTTAGCCTTGGCTGCATCCATCGCCTTTGCTGTCGGCATTAGCTTTAGCTTGCTCAAGAGCACACCGCAACATGATTTTAATGTCATTCAACACTCACTAGCGCATGTTTACGGCGAAGCTGATCATCTTGATGGCATTGATGAAGGGCTACGTTTTCAGCAGGTGAACAGTAAACTGGCCAAATTAGGAGGTCAGCTGGAGCAGGATATTGGCCATGTGTATTTCGCTAACTTCTGCGATTTTGATGGCACTCGCTCACTGCATTTGATTGTTGACGACGATAGCGGCCATCGCGTCACGGTGTTTTTTGTGCCTGACAATAAGCGCCCGGTCGATGAACAGTTCAACGATGGCAAAATGGCTGGCTCAGTCCACCACTTCACCGACTCCCAGGGTCAAGGGATGAGTATGGTGGTGCTATCTGAGCCTAACGCGCAGATCAAGACCGTTGAACAACGATTACAAAAATCACTGCGCTGGCAGAATATTTAA
- a CDS encoding DUF4381 family protein — protein MGAKLDLEDLLLPPMVSSISWSLIALLVAVLLCAVAITVALYLRYQQRRYCRIGLRTLTAMDDNTLAQLWPLKQLLQQVIRAYQPHALSVQPASGKAWFDNLAVHLPSKLREQISPLQLLADDQRFKADFSASTQVPALRAAAAYWLQHTRLPHHRTTAATQQNRGRKDA, from the coding sequence ATGGGCGCTAAATTAGACCTTGAAGATCTTCTACTGCCACCTATGGTCAGCAGCATCTCATGGTCGCTGATCGCCTTGCTCGTTGCCGTGCTGTTATGCGCAGTGGCCATCACAGTGGCACTTTATCTTCGCTATCAGCAGCGACGCTATTGCCGTATCGGTTTACGGACACTGACCGCGATGGATGACAATACCCTGGCGCAGCTTTGGCCACTGAAACAGCTACTGCAACAGGTGATACGCGCCTACCAGCCCCACGCGCTCAGCGTACAACCAGCCAGCGGAAAAGCTTGGTTCGACAATTTAGCAGTGCATCTTCCGTCCAAGCTACGCGAGCAGATCTCACCACTGCAACTGCTCGCAGATGATCAACGATTTAAGGCCGATTTTTCAGCCTCGACGCAGGTGCCGGCGTTACGTGCTGCCGCAGCGTACTGGTTACAGCACACTCGGTTACCTCATCACCGCACAACAGCTGCAACACAACAAAACAGAGGGAGGAAAGATGCTTGA